The nucleotide window TGGGCTTGTTCATTCCCCAGCCGACAATCACCACGAGAGGGCCATTGAAAAGGGCCGTCTGTAGCGTTGAGCCCAGTACCGTCGATAGGGCGATATTCATCTGGTTGTCGTACGCTTCGTCTACGGCCGTCAAGTGCTCTGCGGCCTTTTCGACAAGTGGAATCATGATCAAACCGAGAAAGGCATCGGAGACGCCGCGTTCCTCAACTAGAAAGTGGATTCTGTCGACGAGCATGATGGCAATGATCGTAACAAGGGCGACGCCCACGGCCAAGGCGATGATGGACTCGATCAGAGTGAGGCGATGACTCTGAAGCTCCTTATGCTTGTCGTCATCACGCTCGGCGTCGGCCTCGAAGATAGCGTCGTAGATACCGTGGTGGGTGCGCATCTGGAAGAAGACGTACACGAGATAGGCGATGATGAGCAAGACAGCGGTGCTACGTGAAATTTCGAGGGTTTTGCGCTCGAGTTCTTTTGTGTCTAAGCGGCCATGAAGGGCGTTATAGAAGGCTGTAGGAACGGCTAGGCCGAATCCACTGTGACAGAAGAAACAGTGAGTACTTGCGCCTGGTAGACACGGAGCTCTGGTGTGATGGACGTGGGAACTTACGCAGTGAGCAACAGCCCGCTACCGGCTTCACTGACAATTTCGCTAAAGTGCGTCTCCTCGCGCTTGAAACCAGCAGCAACGAAACAGAAGCCCAGGCAGAGCAGCATCGTAGCAAGGATTGAACCTAGGATCGCAGCCCTGATAACCTGGGTGTAGTCCACTGCTTGGGTAGGGCTATACCGTTTTATCAGGACTATAAACAGAATAATCTCGACCAGCGACCCGAAGCTGTCGACCGTAGCCAGTTAGCAGCGTTACATAACCATGTCCCAGGCGGAAGCAGGAAGAAAATACTCACGTCGTCTCGGCTAACACACCAAACACATGCGGCACCTTCTTGGCCAAATTCTGTCCCGCAAACCCAACCAAGTTCGCACAAGGCACCATAGCAATATACGCCAATATGAATATAGCCAGATCCTGATGAGGGGCGGCGTATCTGAGGGCGATGGCAGCGGGCACCACGGGCCATAGCACGTTGACCATGCGAGACGCCAGCGAGGACGAGCGGAACACGATGCGAAAAAAATGCCATGGGTGGATGCCGCTTCGGCCACTTTCGCCGCCTGCGCGAACAGGGAACCACGATTTTGGGGccggtgggtggtggtggtggtggtggtggtggtgagaacCATGGCCGCGGCCTTCTGTTCCGATGGGATCAGAGTGGAGAGGAAGCTGTTGAGGACCTCGGCTGGAAGAGGAGCCGCGCGGGACGTTTCCAGAGTTGGGGTTTCTCTCGTCCAAAATACGTTCGGCGGCGCGCTTTTCTCGCGCCGCTGCATGGTAGGGCGATGTCATGGTGTGTTTTGGTTGCTGTGTAAGATATGTTGCGAGTGAAATGGGTGAAGATTTGTAGTTGTAGACAGGTAGGTGGCTTCCCAGTAGCGCTCCTCCTGTACCAGAGATGTTTGTTTGCAGTTGCTCGTCTCGACGAACAGTGACCCCCCAAGATACAGCGTCCTTTATTCAAGACCGACAAAATAATGGATTTCAGCAAGGACGACTTGTAAACAGAGGTGGGGAAGAGAGATGAAAAAAGAGCCCAATCGGCAAGCCACTAGGTGAAGGCGGTCAGCACTggcttaggtaggtaggcatcACAGCCCGACCAAAGTTCAGGTGGAGTAGTAAGCTTGTAAGACGAAAAAGTACGACTATGTACGAGGCGAGACAGGCGGGAACTCTTTGATAGGAAGATGGCTGGAGACAACAGGACAGTAGCAAGTTTGTAAGACGAagaatgaggaggaggaagagtatcAAGACGTGATATTTATGAGCATCCACGTCGGTCTCACTCAATGATCGCAGGACTCACAAGAAGCATACATATCTGATAATTGGACCAGATGACGCTCACAACCCCACGGGAAGAaaatagagagagagagagagagagagagctgaAGTCAACCCACGCTCATGCTCCCCATTTGCGCATGGTCCGTCGCTGTTAGAAAACCGTTTATCATGGGTCTAGGCTCGGGGTTCGATGCAGGAGCCACCCTGCTCTTCTTACACCAGGTGGACCCCTAGAGGCAGCCAAGCGCCAAGAATCCGTTGGTGCAGACACAGCTGGCTTCCCTTTGGCGAGCGAGGCTCGTCGGCGTCGGGTTTCAGGCCAGACTGGGGGGTTTGACTGGGGCTTTTGGGGTGGACGGAGTTCGGACTGGAGGGCTGGGAGACCCAGTTGCAGATGAGGATCCAGACGAGTGCAATCCCATTCGCCCAGCCTTCCATGCGCTAGCTTCAAGTGTGACATCTTCTCTCTTGTTGATGTTCTTCGGCAAATCGGAAGATGGATTTCGAGTGCCGAAAagcttacctctaggtgtCGAAGCCAGTGATGTGTAACTGCACACTATATTTGACGGATACGAGGAAGCTAATGAATAGGCAGAAACACCATGGCAGCAGAATCGGCGGCAGTCGTTGTGCACAGATCTCCGCTAAATAAACATCGCGGTGGATCCTCTTTACCAAGTGTACCGACGCTACACTAAATCTAGTGTAGAGCCCTCGGCCCCAGCTTGTTAAGACGAGGTTGATCGCTGCACAGCCCATATCCGTAGCATTCGCTGAGTAAACACCATCCAAACacaaaagcaacaacaaatGATGGAACCACTCAATGTGCAAAACACGTCAAAGCAGTCATCATGTGCCAAGGCGGGTCCCATATATGTACATATGACTTTGGCAGTGCCATGGCGGGTGGCTTTTTTTGTGCTGCACAAAGGTCGTCAGCCAAGCTTCCTTGAAAACTTGTTCTCTCGTTTTCGTAGTGTACAACGTTTTGGCGTGGGACTGTCCCAGGAAGGCGTCGCCTTACTTCATGGCGATGCCCTCATTCCGGGGACTAACCATCACCTGCATGAGTTTGGAGAAACGTTGTGCTTGGGAAAGGTGGACACAAGCAACAAGGACCCCATGGGGAAGACGAAAACATTTCTGGGGTAAGCCGGGATCTATAGTTACATACTTGAACCGGGAATTCCAAACAAGACGACTTCTTGAAGCATACAGTTTACATTACATACCTACTCAATGTATTCTCATCACATCGTCAATCATGAACCAtctacctcctcttccccatcaTCCTGCTCATCATTGACCTGAATCTCAATCTCCTCCCCCGCAAGCCCAATAATCTTGACCGTCTTCCTGTTCCGCGGCGGCACCGGTTTCGCCAAAATCACCGTTTCCACGCCCGCCGGACTGATCTCCTCCGGCCCCATTGGCAAGCTCTCCACATCAATCTCCTCATCCAACAAGCTCTTGAGTATCACCTCAGCTCCCGCCTTGCTGATAACCGAATTAGCCTCCTTGCAGAGCTCTGAGCACACGCACTCGATGCAACCCTCGCGGCACTGACATGCCAACACCCGACCGAGCGCCTTCCTCAGTAAGGTGTCGATAAACTCGAACGccttgatgttgatgccCGACCCGCCTGCGCCCCCCTTTGCGTCGTAGAAGGTCAGGCGAGCCGGCCGTTTCCGCTGCGTCTCCCGCTTGGCAAACTCTTTGAGGTGGTTCTTGCACTCGGTGCGCACGTCGCCCGGCATGCTCATGACGAAGTTGGGCATGAGGCTCATGATGGCGTGCTGGGCGGCGTGGATGGCTCCGCCAACGTGAAGGCGCCGC belongs to Neurospora crassa OR74A linkage group IV, whole genome shotgun sequence and includes:
- a CDS encoding Ca2+/H+ antiporter, variant, whose amino-acid sequence is MTSPYHAAAREKRAAERILDERNPNSGNVPRGSSSSRGPQQLPLHSDPIGTEGRGHGSHHHHHHHHHPPAPKSWFPVRAGGESGRSGIHPWHFFRIVFRSSSLASRMVNVLWPVVPAAIALRYAAPHQDLAIFILAYIAMVPCANLVGFAGQNLAKKVPHVFGVLAETTFGSLVEIILFIVLIKRYSPTQAVDYTQVIRAAILGSILATMLLCLGFCFVAAGFKREETHFSEIVSEAGSGLLLTAGFGLAVPTAFYNALHGRLDTKELERKTLEISRSTAVLLIIAYLVYVFFQMRTHHGIYDAIFEADAERDDDKHKELQSHRLTLIESIIALAVGVALVTIIAIMLVDRIHFLVEERGVSDAFLGLIMIPLVEKAAEHLTAVDEAYDNQMNIALSTVLGSTLQTALFNGPLVVIVGWGMNKPMGFNFELFDLAMLILAILTVGNFLRDQKTNYLEGMLCVIVYVAIGVAAAHYPNPQELHEAFPTAGTSPAPATSGSEGGHH